A portion of the Candidatus Obscuribacterales bacterium genome contains these proteins:
- a CDS encoding aspartate/glutamate racemase family protein: protein MRLLLVNSNSTTVVTERMVETANTVASPHTTVTGVTASGAAVIRSHLEFAEAAVQTVLALQQNAPGHDAAIIGCFGDPGLKAARQTLDIPVVGLTEAAMLMAHTLGGRYSVISFGRHNAINMVDLARSYGLHSRLASVRIADVSYSAILADPSQAFDACVDAGKQALTQDGADVLILGGGPVAGMARQVAAMLDVPVLDSIACATKLAESLAACGYTTSRSGLYQSVE, encoded by the coding sequence ATGCGACTACTCCTGGTCAACAGCAATTCAACGACAGTGGTCACTGAGCGGATGGTTGAAACGGCCAACACTGTCGCTTCACCGCATACCACCGTTACTGGTGTGACGGCCTCCGGAGCTGCGGTCATTCGTTCTCATCTTGAATTTGCCGAAGCTGCTGTGCAAACGGTACTTGCACTCCAACAGAATGCTCCTGGGCACGATGCCGCTATCATCGGATGCTTTGGCGATCCGGGGCTGAAGGCGGCGCGTCAGACGCTGGATATTCCTGTTGTCGGGCTCACGGAAGCGGCCATGCTGATGGCTCATACGCTAGGCGGTCGATACAGCGTGATCAGCTTTGGTCGGCACAATGCTATCAACATGGTCGATTTAGCCCGCAGCTATGGGCTCCACTCACGCTTAGCTTCCGTGCGTATTGCTGATGTTAGCTACAGCGCTATTCTGGCAGATCCGAGTCAGGCTTTCGACGCTTGTGTGGACGCTGGTAAGCAAGCTCTGACTCAAGATGGAGCTGATGTGTTGATTCTAGGGGGTGGCCCCGTGGCAGGTATGGCTCGCCAAGTTGCGGCAATGCTAGACGTACCAGTGTTAGACAGTATTGCTTGTGCGACAAAACTGGCTGAATCTTTGGCCGCTTGTGGCTATACGACGAGCCGTTCTGGTCTTTATCAATCGGTGGAATAA